Genomic DNA from Hordeum vulgare subsp. vulgare chromosome 2H, MorexV3_pseudomolecules_assembly, whole genome shotgun sequence:
CAGATGCTGATGTGTTGAGGCCGCCTTAGAGCAGAGTTGCCACAGGTGGGCCGTGAACGCCTCGAGCTTCGTGCGCCCTGGCCCGGCCATGGCCTGCAGAGCCGCGACGTCCGCGGCGGCTATACGGTAGATGCGGTTGACGGCGGTGGCGGCAACGGTGGCCGGAGGGGGTGGCGGAGCTGAGCTGAGAGGGGAGAAAAGTCGGTCGATCAGGGCGTTGGTGGCATGGGTGCGCGGCGATGGGTCGCGCGGGGACACTAGGGAGCGGCGGAAGGTCGGCACCGGTGGTACGGAGCTACCACGGGACACGGCGGCCCATGCGACAAGGAACATGTTGAAGGAGTAGGCGTCGCAGACCCGGTGGTCGAAGGTGCAGCCGACGACGGCGCCGCCGCACTTGAACTTTGTGACCTGCAGATGCGTGCATAAAACAAAAATAGTAAAAGTTATGGATATATATAACGTGTCTAGATAACAAAAAGAACATCTTGTTATGGTTGGAAAAAGAATCTTTAGACTTTATTAGAGCATCTTATTATCTTGTCTATAATTTCCCATGTGAGAGCATCCCATTTTGGATTTATTGGATATTCATATGAGAAGTGTCTTGTCTATACTAGCATAATAATACAGAAGGCTACGACTGTGTGGTGCCCTAGCTAGGCGTGACGCGGGAATGACCTGCACAACACATGGGGCTTATCTTCACCTGTTCTTCACGTGGACCTTTCCATTAGTGATATCTGGAGCTAATGATTCTACAGTGATAATTATACTACCTGAACTGATATCACGCCGGCCTTCTTGGAGGGAACGAGCTTCTCGACGCTCTCGTCCACCATGCCCAGCCGGAGCTCCCGCAGCTCGGTGTCGACGGCGCTTGCATCGGTAAAGTCGACGCCACGGCAGTTGCAGAGCAGCTCCGGCTCGCCGTCCCCGTTGGCTACGACCTCTCCCGCAAGCGGGTAATACGCCACCAGCACTTTGGCGAGCGCCTCCTTGAGCGCGGCCGCGGTGGGCGCCGGATGGAGATAGCAGAAGAAGACGCCGACGTCGATGGGCGGAAGGAGGAGGTCCAGATTAGACAGCGGCAGGCGGTGCTCCTGCAGCGGCAGCGCCGGCACCACCGTCGTCGCAGACATGATGGAGACCTCGCCGCCGTGCGCTTCGGTGGTTTCCTTCACCATGGTGTGCACCGTACCTCTGCGTTTGTGTTGTAGTATCAACGAGAGATGAGAGTGCATGTCTGCAGTCGAAACGAGACGTGCTGGTGCTATTTAAAGGGAATGGGTAGGTAAAGTACGTAAGAGCATCCACAGATGGCCTAATTTGGCCCTTGGGCAAGTCTTATATTTCTTTTTTCATATCCGTTATTATATATACGGCATTTTATATTCATATAATACTATATACTCCgtccgtctcaaaattcttgtcttaagtttgtttagaaatgattatatctaaaaTTCTAAATACTAAATCGTAActatatacattcatatttagacaattctaagacaagaattttcggacggagggagtatacaacGTGAGCTACACTGAATGAGCAAACAATGGACAGAAAAATACACTACAAACAGACAACAAAATCAACTGCAAACGGACATAGACAAACTTTGCATCATCCAAAATATCATGTGAGTTCGTTGCCAGGTAAATTCTTAAACTTCAATTACTAAAAACGATATAAACATATGAGGATGATAGGGATCATCACTTTAGCGCCAAGCCTTTACCCTTCTAGTCGCCGCCGCAGCTGTAGGCGTCCGCGTCTGATGGAGGGTCTTGGTCATGAGAAGAGGAGGTGGAGTTGTGGTCGTCGGAATCaaagtcggagaggacgatcaacCCCTTCATTCGATGGACGACCCTGTCCTGCTGCTGCTTAAACTTCGCGACCCAAGTCGCCGCCTCCACTGCCTCCATCGCCTCGTGCTCCAACTGCTCAATAGCAAACCGGAGCGCATTCGCGTTCTTCCATCGTAGGTGGTGAGCGCCCAGTAGTAGACCCGTGCGAGGACCCGCTTGTCCTTATTGGGCTCCGCCTTCATCCCACGACGACAACGCACGGACTGCTCCGCTACGTCCCTATCCCTTGCTCGCAGCCTCCCGCGGCGGATGGTGCAGGAGCGGTGCGGACTGCAATGTGCGGGCGAAGCTTCATGCGGGCCGAGAGGGTCCAGCTCCCGCGTTCGCGCTGCACCAATGCGGGGAGCTGTGGCGACGCTACAGATCTGAAGCTACCCTAGTGTCCACCTTGGACCGTTGCAAGGAAATGCGAAGGGCCAGCTCCTCCACCTAGTCTTGATCGGAGCCGGAGTGGCTGCCAGGGCTCGACGTTGCGCCAGATTGGATCGGGATCCGATAGGGGAAAGGAGAGGAAGGAGCGAGAGAGGTGAGTGATTGATCTAGGGTTTGGAGCGAGGAGTCGAATTGTGGATTTTATGGAACATCGGTTCGATTGTGGGCCAGGCCTGTCAGCTATGCCGTGATGGACGCGCCCGGATGTGTCTGAGCCGCCCTATATCTGTCCTTGATTTGGGCTGGATATGTAGGTCACCGGACAGACCGGACGTTTGAGGCCTTTGAAACATCCGGGTGGGCCCTGCTTCATCCTAAACCAATCGACACAGCCCATCTCTGCTTAGTCCATAAACATCGTGTGAACTATTCGTAGTTATAGCATTACTGGTGAACAACAGTATTTTAGTTTACTATCCTTAATAAACGGCTAACTCCCTAAAATTTTCTCTTTGAGGAGTTCAAGCAGAGCTAGCCAATCCGTTATCCGCTTTAACTCCTCGAAAAACTTGCCCGTTATCCGCTTTAACTCCTCGAAAAAGTTACTCCTCGTGCCGACTGCCGCTTTACTCGATCGCAGCTTGTTCTTGGGATAATTTTTGCTTTCCCATGCCCGTTGCTTACCCCAGCTCGGTTGCATCCACTCTGATGTTGCCCAAATCCACCCGTACACCTTCCCCCCCCTCTCACCGGCACTTCCAATCGACCGACACCGCTCCCTGCCTCCTCCCCAACTGATCGGACCTAGCCGTCTGGAGTCGGCGCCGATGATTTGGGgcgtgtttggttggagggataggttagggtggttgtgggtatccccaaccaggtggctggggataaccttttttttatttggttggGAGGGTGGGGTTATCCcattttttgtttggttgggaggGTGGAGTtatcccaccgccgccgcccctcctgccGTCGGCCGCgcctgccgccgcccctcctgCCGCCCGCACCTGTCACCGCCCGCGCCGGccgcccctcctgccgccgcccttCCTGCCGCCGCGGTCGCCCCGGCCTCCTGCCGCCGCGCCGGCCGCccctaccgccgccgccccggcctCCTGCAGCCGGCCACGCCTgccgccgccccggccgcccctcctgccgccgcggCCGCCCCTCCTGCCAccgcccctcctgccgccgcggCCGCCCCGGCCTcctgccgccgcgccgccgccccggccTCCTGCAGCCGCGCCGAACGAAGCGCGCGTGGGGTGGTTGCCACCACCCGCTCGTTTTTTGCGGGTCTGGCCATCCCTTTTTTTGGAGAATATTCACAGCATCTGGTTGACTCTATCCCTCCTCGCCCCAGATCCAAACGCATGGCAACCACAGAAAAAAGTGGTTATCCCTATCCCTGGGAggatatccctccaaccaaacacacccttgaaGGACGTAACTGCCCCAAGAACACACCAATGTGCCCCTTCCTGATCCTTCTTCGACATGCTTGGCTTCCATGGGGGCGTGGGTTTATGTGATAATGGCCCGGGACACGAGCCGTCGGTATTGGATCGTCTCCTTCGAGTCGACAGAGAGGCAGCGAGGGCCTACGACCCGCAGGCGGTCCGCCTCCACGGCAACCAGGCGACCCGCAGGCGATGTGTGGGGGAATCGGGAGGCCTTCCAGCGGATCGATGAGGCGCCCATGGCCGTTCTTCCCTGAAATCATTCGAAGCTCGTCGTCGAGGAGCTTAGGGTCCTCGAGATGTACAAGAAGGGTGCCGAGGAGGTCGGGCCGTTTGGTGGGGGATGTCATCGACCTTTACTCCTACGACTCCAGCTCCGGGTCCGACAATAGCAACGATTGGGAGACGCTCGCGAAGGAAGAAGATTAGATTTTTTTTTCATTCGAATgatttttcaaatttgttttatGTGCATTGTAGTTTAAATAAAAAATGTGTTATATATGTTTAAATTTGTGTAAAAAAATTAGGCAGTTAAATTTAGAAGTTCATCTAGGAATCACTTTTCTTAATTCCTCAAACTTAAGGAGGCATATAAGGGGCTAAATTATAAAGCTTCAACTAGACATGCTCTTAGATATATGCCCAGCTGGCACTGACGTACTCTTCACACATCAAAGATGCACGCCTGCACAGGGGGTAAAAAAAACGTGTTGATGTGGTATTTAACCTGTGTGTAGTTTCTTTGAGATGGTCTTACACACATGAGGGATTATTTGGTCAAACAACCAAGTATTCGCATCAAAAGAGTCTAATTT
This window encodes:
- the LOC123430739 gene encoding coniferyl alcohol acyltransferase-like produces the protein MHSHLSLILQHKRRGTVHTMVKETTEAHGGEVSIMSATTVVPALPLQEHRLPLSNLDLLLPPIDVGVFFCYLHPAPTAAALKEALAKVLVAYYPLAGEVVANGDGEPELLCNCRGVDFTDASAVDTELRELRLGMVDESVEKLVPSKKAGVISVQVTKFKCGGAVVGCTFDHRVCDAYSFNMFLVAWAAVSRGSSVPPVPTFRRSLVSPRDPSPRTHATNALIDRLFSPLSSAPPPPPATVAATAVNRIYRIAAADVAALQAMAGPGRTKLEAFTAHLWQLCSKAASTHQHLCCMGMVVDGRGRMSPDGAMKAYFGNVLTITYGVNSSDDLRRRMALADVADDVHRWVREAATDDHFRGLIDWVEALRPKPAAARAYLGGTGGTKATACIVSSGMGFPVREINFGTGLPAFASYHFPWPAGAAYVMPMPSARGDGEWVVYVHAAPELVKVMEEGPSVFKVLENSYVFG